Below is a genomic region from Pseudanabaena sp. PCC 6802.
CTTAGCCGACACAATCGATAAGGTAAGGGGCTTTAATCTCGGCGCTGTGGACTATATCACTAAACCCTTCGATCGCGAGGAAGTTTTGGTGCGCCTGAAAACCCATTTAACCATCCAAAAACTTAACCTTTCCCTCAAACAAGAGATCGAAGAACGCAAGCGTGCTGAGAAAGCTTTATGGGTATTTCTCCATGCCGTTTCCCACGACCTGCGCAACCCAGTGACGGGAATGAATATGGTGCTACAGAATTTTTTAGAGGAGTCTGACGATAAAATCAGCATAAATCGCGGGGTCGTAGAACGCATGACCCAAAGCAACAATAGACTATTAAACCTGATCGACTCATTACTGGAATCCCATGCCAATGACATCCAGGGGATAGCTCTCAAATGTCAACCTGTTAAACTAAGCGAAATAGTCCAGGGAGCAGTTTACGATTTAGAACCTATTCTTCGGGAAAATCACACTACGCTACTCAACCAGGTTAGCCCCGATTTGCCGAATGTAAATGTGGATGCTTTACAGGTGGGTCGAGTCTTCCAAAACTTAATCGCTAATGCCGTCAAACATAATGCTCCCAACCTAAACCTTAAAATTACTGCCCATCCCCACACTACAGAGGATAAAGTAGAAGCCCCACCCCAAATGTTGATATGCACGGTCGAAGATAACGGAACTGGCGTATCGCCAGAACAATGCGAGAGTATGTTTGAGTTATACGCACAAGGGGCAAGTAAAAGGCGATCGCTCGGTCTCGGTCTCGGTCTTTACATCTGCAAGCAGATCGTCGATGCCCACGGCGGCAGCATAGGCATCAAGAGCGAAGTGAACGTCGGCTCTCAGTTCTGGTTCACCCTGCCGATCGCAAATCCCCCAGTTGCCTAATTTCCATAAAAAATCACCATGACTGTAGGGGCAGTGCCTCCCTACCACAACAAGCCTTCTCCAGAGAGAGTTGGCAACTAATCATAACGTTATGATTAGTTCAGAACGGCATGGGATTGTCGTCTTTTAGTTCAAACGTCACGTTTTCGTATATGTCCGCGATCGCGATCTCTAGATTAATAGTAGCCAGAGCCACCTTCTCAGCATCAGATTCATAAGCTCGAAATAACCAGGAATTATCTTCCTGTTTTACATACTGCTCGATCCCAATTTCATACTGGTCTATCAATATGTACTCTCGAATCTCTACAACAGAACGGTAATAACGAAATTTCTCAGTACGGTCATAGTTCCTTGTAGACTTAGACAAAACCTCAACAATCAAACAAGGATTCAAAATCGTATCCGTACGTTGCTCGTACAAAACTGGTTGTCCCTGGATTAAAAGCACATCTGGATAAGTGTATTGTCGATACTGAGGGATCCACAGACGCAGATCGTTAATGTACGGCTTAATGTCTGTTTTGCGCAGCATGAATTTCAAATAGGCATAGACATTACCAGCAATCTGGTTACGATCAATCGATCCGTCCGTCATCGGCACAATTTCCCCATCTCGATACTCGCTGCGAAACTCAGAAACTTCTTCCTGTAATAAATACTCTTGTGGCGTGTAGTAGCGTTGTTGAGTTTGCATCCCAGCTATTTCACTTTATATTTTTGCCCATTTCCATTTAA
It encodes:
- a CDS encoding Uma2 family endonuclease, encoding MQTQQRYYTPQEYLLQEEVSEFRSEYRDGEIVPMTDGSIDRNQIAGNVYAYLKFMLRKTDIKPYINDLRLWIPQYRQYTYPDVLLIQGQPVLYEQRTDTILNPCLIVEVLSKSTRNYDRTEKFRYYRSVVEIREYILIDQYEIGIEQYVKQEDNSWLFRAYESDAEKVALATINLEIAIADIYENVTFELKDDNPMPF
- a CDS encoding hybrid sensor histidine kinase/response regulator, whose product is MSNLDNKSTPGTILVVDDNPNNLSVLVSLLREFGYKTLVAEDGESAIAQIPYARPDIILLDVMMPGIDGFETCERLKATPDTAEIPIIFMTALADTIDKVRGFNLGAVDYITKPFDREEVLVRLKTHLTIQKLNLSLKQEIEERKRAEKALWVFLHAVSHDLRNPVTGMNMVLQNFLEESDDKISINRGVVERMTQSNNRLLNLIDSLLESHANDIQGIALKCQPVKLSEIVQGAVYDLEPILRENHTTLLNQVSPDLPNVNVDALQVGRVFQNLIANAVKHNAPNLNLKITAHPHTTEDKVEAPPQMLICTVEDNGTGVSPEQCESMFELYAQGASKRRSLGLGLGLYICKQIVDAHGGSIGIKSEVNVGSQFWFTLPIANPPVA